Proteins found in one Thunnus maccoyii chromosome 5, fThuMac1.1, whole genome shotgun sequence genomic segment:
- the ush1c gene encoding harmonin isoform X2, translated as MERKVAREFRHKVELLIENEAEKDYLYDVLRMYHQSMDLRVLVGDLKLVINEPKRLPLFDAIRPLIPLKHQVEYDLLTPKRSRKLKEVRLDRTNRDGLGLSVRGGLEFGCGLYISQIVKDGQAGNVGLQVGDEIVRINGYSISSCIHEEVISLIKTKKIVSLKVRHVGMIPVKSSSDEPLKWQFVDQFVSESGEKKSSIAGLASLGGKEIKEKKVFLSLVGTKGMGISISSGPTQKPGIYISNVKPGSLSAEVGLQVGDQIVEVNGVDFTNLDHKEAVKVLKSSRSLTITVLTGAGSELFMTDEERLAAEARRELERQELMHQKKVALETNKIIKEQQEKERQRKMEISQKTAEEEERFKKEMEKIDSMEKKHHREWEEDWGTKDRPKSPKSPGTPKSPSPAPPEIKTTPTPKAKSSLDEASSFTEEDEEEEQDTQHLAGFIDTRGNCRQSERYCLRSVWCSSESLVFLTRCEVIMTCWWLNIHIRAFSFLELFIKHSFSL; from the exons ATGGAGCGGAAAGTTGCTCGGGAATTTAGGCACAAG GTGGAGCTGCTGATTGAGAATGAAGCAGAGAAGGATTACCTGTATGATGTCCTCCGCATGTATCACCA GTCGATGGATTTGCGGGTGCTTGTAGGGGACCTGAAGCTGGTAATCAACGAACCAAAGCGCTTGCCCCTGTTTGACGCTATCCGACCTCTGATCCCACTCAAACACCAGGTGGAGTACGACCTGCTCACCCCTAAGAGGTCACG GAAGCTCAAAGAGGTGCGTTTGGATCGGACAAATCGTGATGGACTGGGTCTGAGTGTCCGTGGAGGGCTGGAGTTTGGTTGTGGTCTCTACATATCACAAATAGTCAAAGACGGTCAGGCTGGGAATGTCGGCCTTCAG GTTGGTGATGAGATTGTTCGCATCAATGGATACTCCATCTCCTCTTGTATCCACGAGGAGGTCATCAGTCTCATCAAGACGAAGAAGATCGTGTCACTCAAAGTCAGGC aTGTGGGGATGATCCCAGTGAAAAG CTCATCCGATGAACCCCTCAAGTGGCAGTTTGTCGACCAGTTTGTGTCTGAATCTGGG gagaaaaaaagcagcattgCAGGCTTGGCATCCCTCGGAGGGAAGGAGATCAAGGAGAAGAAGGTTTTCCTCAGCCTTGTGGGTACCAAGGGTATGGGTATCAGCATCTCCAGTGGTCCAACACAGAAACCTGGCATCTACATCAGTAACGTCAAACCAGGCTCCCTTTCTGCAGAAGTTGGACTTCAG GTTGGAGACCAGATTGTGGAGGTGAATGGGGTGGATTTCACCAATCTGGACCACAAAGAG GCTGTGAAAGTCCTGAAGAGCAGCAGGAGTCTGACTATCACTGTCCTGACAGGAGCT GGCAGCGAGCTGTTTATGACAGACGAGGAGCGTCTGGCAGCGGAGGCCCGCAGAGAGCTGGAAAGGCAGGAGCTCATGCATCAGAAGAAGGTGGCACTGGAGACCAACAAAATCATTAAagagcagcaggagaaggagaggcA GAGAAAGATGGAGATCTCTCAGAaaactgcagaggaagaggagcgcTTTAAGAAGGAGATGGAGAa GATTGACTCTATGGAGAAGAAACACCACAGAGAGTGGGAGGAGGACTGGGGAACCAAAGACAGGCCCAAGAGCCCTAAGAGCCCCGGCACTCCAAAGAGCCCATCTCCTGCCCCACCTGAGATAAAAACCACCCCGACTCCAAAGGCCAAGAGTTCTC TTGATGAAGCCAGTTCCTTCACAGAGGAAGACGAAGAGGAAGAGCAGGACACACAA CATTTGGCTGGTTTTATCGATACGAGGGGAAACTGCCGTCAATCCGAAAGGTACTGCCTGCGTTCAGTGTGGTGTTCGAGTgaaagtcttgtttttttaaccaggTGTGAAGTCATCATGACATGTTGGTGGTTAAATATTcatatcagagctttttcttttttagaattatttataaaacataGTTTTTCGCTTTAG
- the ccdc77 gene encoding coiled-coil domain-containing protein 77: protein MGSPTKDAAPHRGNSRTPGQDPDSPLPPIHERLAYLRPSRELLEFYRQKIAQFDGEHEELLQMLEKYRGITEDQHKLQWEVRQREGEIAELQNALSDMQVYLFQEREQPLRLYAENDRLKIRELEDRKKIQHLLALVGPDAGEITYFHREPPHKVTVTQKNPESQFEENLNLRPTKLRPAATRKESSRRPKLADGVNGESLEQYKNDNQTLLLQVEALQAQMEEQTRLAKEQVESLLEDRRIKTEEAQAQQQKDQQRITSLTDKLQRTQNLLYESTRDFLQLKFDTRAHEKSWMVEKDQLLRELDSCHNRLRKSGSAAPELGRTWQPSNSTARLLPRPPPESQQAHKEELKVMQEDLKQAHRLAEMYREQCITLETELSQIREEGDVGREIFKERSDKMAKRLQLMTQRYEALEKRRVMEVEGFKTDLKHLRQKLKDVEKQLLKVTLNIGPNQDLAILHEVRQTNTRTKKAQGELMALKAKIYGLENELRFS, encoded by the exons ATGGGATCTCCAACAAAAGATGCAGCACCACACAG GGGCAACAGTCGTACCCCTGGTCAGGACCCTGACTCCCCACTTCCCCCCATCCATGAGCGTCTGGCCTACCTGCGTCCATCCAGGGAACTTCTGGAGTTCTACAGACAGAAGATCGCTCAGTTTGATGGAGAACatgaggagctgctgcagatGTTGGAGAAGTACAGAGGCATCACAGAAGACCAG CATAAGCTACAGTGGGAGGTACGACAGCGTGAGGGAGAGATCGCAGAGCTGCAAAACGCACTGAGCGACATGCAGGTTTATCTTTTCCAAGAGAGAGAACAGCCTCTGCGGCTTTACGCAGAAAATGACCGACTAAAGATCAG AGAGCTGGAGGACAGGAAGAAAATCCAACACCTTCTTGCCCTGGTGGGTCCTGATGCAGGAGAGATCACATATTTCCATCGGGAACCCCCTCACAAG GTCACTGTCACACAGAAGAACCCTGAATCCCAATTTGAGGAAAATCTCAATCTCAGACCAACAAAGTTGAGACCTGCTGCAACCAGGAAag AGAGTAGTAGAAGACCAAAATTAGCAGATGGGGTAAATGGAGAGAGTTTGGAACAATACAAGAACGACAACCAGACTTTGTTACTACAG GTGGAGGCGCTGCAGGCTCAGATGGAGGAACAAACCCGTCTGGCCAAAGAGCAGGTCGAGTCTCTGCTGGAGGATCGACGGATTAAAACAGAGGAGGCACAGGCACAACAGCAGAAAGACCAGCAGCGCATCACATCTTTGACAGACAA GCTCCAGCGAACCCAGAACCTGTTGTATGAAAGCACCAGGGATTTCTTACAGCTGAAGTTTGACACACGGGCTCATGAGAAGAGCTGGATGGTTGAGAAGGACCAGCTGCTAAGGGAGCTGGACTCATGCCACAACCGTCTGAGGAAGTCTGGGTCTGCTGCTCCTGAGCTGGGGCGAACATGGCAGCCCAGTAACAGCACGGCTCGTCTGCTCCCTCGGCCGCCGCCAGAGTCACAGCAGGCACACAAGGAGGAGCTGAAG GTAATGCAGGAGGATCTGAAGCAAGCTCATCGTCTGGCTGAGATGTACAGGGAACAGTGTATTACTCTGGAGACAGAACTGTCCCAAATCAGAGAGGAGGGGGACGTGGGCAGGGAAATATTCAAG GAGCGTTCAGACAAAATGGCCAAGCGTCTTCAGTTAATGACTCAGCGATATGAGGCGTTGGAGAAGAGGAGGGTCATGGAGGTTGAGGGCTTCAAGACGGACCTGAAGCACCTCAGACAGAAACTCAAAGATGTAGAAAAACAGCTCCTCAAG GTAACCCTGAATATTGGGCCCAACCAGGACCTGGCTATTCTGCATGAAGTACGCCAGACCAATACTAGAACAAAGAAGGCTCAGGGTGAGCTGATGGCGCTGAAGGCTAAGATATATGGACTGGAAAACGAGCTGCGATTTAGCTGA
- the hdhd5 gene encoding haloacid dehalogenase-like hydrolase domain-containing 5 gives MQRIRSLKTGWQLLKSSYEGAAKQANTSSSTSRNYSHLPPPQGPNSFGLLFDIDGVLVRGRTLIPAAKQCFRYLVDRNGKYKVPVVFVTNAGNCMRQTKAEHLSHLLDVEVSPDQVMLSHSPLRMFTQFHKMCVLVSGQGPVEEVAHNLGFQDVVTIDELREAYPVLDVVDHNRRPKDSIPPTKGLRPIDAVILFGEPIRWETNLQLIVDVLLTNGNPDNAWNMMQYPHIPVLACNMDLLWMAEAKNPRFGHGMFLVCLESLYKKVTGHELKYEALIGKPSVVTYNYAELLIRQQAERLGWSTPVKTLYAIGDNPMADIYGANLYNRYLQASRHTRAQMQAKSGGGGADPLAETVDDAPKMTSAELGGASSAYGAEEDLPEGCRSILVCTGVYSKDQQELPSNTAHTVTEQRIFHGHRDFRFDPSLTQPSFIVQDVKEAVEMVFQQEGWPLE, from the exons ATGCAGAGAATAAGGTCTTTAAAAACTGGTTGGCAGCTGCTGAAGTCAAGCTATGAGGGAgcagcaaaacaagcaaacacctCGTCTTCGACCTCAAGAAATTATAGCCAT CTCCCTCCTCCTCAGGGCCCCAACTCTTTTGGGCTTCTCTTCGACATTGATGGGGTGTTGGTTCGGGGCAGGACACTGATCCCTGCAGCCAAGCAGTGCTTCAGGTACCTGGTGGACCGCAATGGGAAATACAAGGTGCCTGTGGTGTTTGTGACCAATGCTGGGAACTGCATGAGGCAGACCAAAGCTGAGCATCTGTCACATCTGCTTGATGTTGAG GTGTCTCCGGACCAGGTCATGCTGTCCCACAGTCCTTTGAGAATGTTCACCCAGTTCCACAAAATGTGTGTGCTGGTCTCCGGACAGGGTCCTGTTGAGGAGGTGGCTCACAA CCTGGGCTTTCAAGATGTTGTTACCATAGACGAGCTCAGAGAGGCATATCCTGTTCTTGATGTTGTGGATCACAACAGAAGGCCCAAAGACAGT ATTCCACCCACCAAAGGTTTACGGCCAATAGACG CTGTCATCTTATTTGGCGAGCCAATCAGATGGGAGACCAACCTCCAGCTCATCGTTGATGTCCTGCTAACCAACGGAAACCCAGACAATGCCTGGAATATGATGCAGTACCCTCATATCCCGGTGCTGGCTTGTAACATGGACCTGCTGTGGATGGCCGAGGCAAAGAATCCCAG GTTTGGACACGGTATGTTCCTGGTGTGCTTAGAGAGCCTCTACAAGAAGGTGACTGGCCATGAGCTGAAGTACGAGGCTCTGATCGGTAAACCCAGTGTGGTGACTTATAACTATGCTGAGCTGCTGATCAGACAGCAGGCTGAGAGACTTGGCTGGAGCACGCCTGTGAAGACACTTTATGCTATAGG TGATAACCCCATGGCTGACATATACGGCGCCAACCTCTACAACCGCTACCTCCAGGCTTCTCGGCACACTAGGGCACAGATGCAAGCTAAGAGTGGCGGAGGAGGTGCGGATCCCCTGGCAGAAACTGTTGATGATGCCCCTAAAATGACATCAGCGGAACTAGGCGGAGCGTCAAGTGCGTACGGGGCAGAGGAGGATCTCCCTGAGGGGTGCAGATCCATCCTGGTGTGTACAGGAGTGTACAGCAAAGACCAGCAGGAGCTGCCCTCAAACACAGCGCACACTGTCACCGAGCAGCGCATTTTCCACGGCCACAGGGACTTTCGCTTCGACCCCAGCCTCACACAGCCGTCCTTCATAGTGCAGGATGTAAAGGAGGCAGTGGAGATGGTGTTCCAGCAGGAGGGCTGGCCGCTGGAGTAG
- the LOC121897603 gene encoding ras-related protein Rab-19 — protein MQWCRWAGGWRSHLPRQSAGPEIEDSFDFLFKIILVGDSDVGKTCVVQSFKSGIFIEKQQNTIGVDFTVRTLDIDGKKVKMQVWDTAGQERFRTITQSYYRSAHGAMVAYDITRRTTFESVPHWVREVEQFGAASVVLILIGNKSDLHAQRQVLFEDACTLAENNGVLAALETSAKEAQNVEAAFILMARELLARNGMTIIDEASQDSPQFMLNNSSHPVHSIESSDKKCSC, from the exons ATGCAGTGGTGCAGGTGGGCCGGTGGTTGGAGATCACACCTACCAAGACAG TCTGCAGGGCCGGAGATTGAAGACTCTTTcgactttctttttaaaatcatccTGGTTGGGGACTCAGATGTGGGGAAGACCTGTGTTGTTCAGAGCTTCAAGTCTGGAATATTCATTGAGAAACAGCAAAACACCATCGGGGTTGACTTTACTGTTCGTACCCTGGATATTGATGGCAAGAAGGTGAAG ATGCAGGTGTGGGACACAGCAGGACAGGAGCGTTTCCGCACCATAACTCAGAGTTACTACCGCAGTGCCCATGGGGCGATGGTGGCCTATGACATCACACGCCGCACCACGTTTGAATCTGTTCCCCACTGGGTCAGGGAGGTGGAGCAGTTTGGAGCTGCCAGTGTGGTACTGATACTTATTG GTAATAAGTCAGACCTCCATGCTCAGAGGCAGGTGTTGTTCGAGGATGCGTGCACTCTGGCGGAAAACAACGGTGTGCTGGCAGCTCTGGAGACGTCAGCCAAGGAGGCCCAGAACGTGGAGGCAGCCTTTATCCTCATGGCCCGGGAGCTGCTAGCACGTAACGGCATGACCATCATAGACGAAGCCTCCCAAGATTCACCTCAGTTCATGCTGAACAACAGCTCACACCCAGTTCACAGCATCGAGTCCTCAGATAAAAAGTGTAGCTGCTGA